Sequence from the Pirellulales bacterium genome:
CTATTCGACGCGATCGCGGCCGCCGTCGCTCCGGCCGAAATCGAAGCCGTGGTCGATCGCTCGTCCCTTTCGCCCGGGGCGGCCACGCGCGCCTTGAATATCTTGTTGGCCGAAGACAGCCTGGTAAATCAGAAGCTGGCCGTAGGGCTGCTCGAGCGGCGCGGCCATCGGGTGCAGGTGGCGAACAACGGCCGCGAGGCGCTGGCGGAACTAGAGAAGCAACACTACGATTTGGTGCTGATGGACGTGCAAATGCCCGAAATGGATGGGCTGGATGCTACGCGTGCGCTGCGCGAGCGCGAAATGTCCACGGGCCATGCTCGGCGGCCGGTGATCGCCATGACGGCGCACGCCATGGAGGGCGACCGCGAGCGCTGCCTGGCGTCGGGCATGGACAACTACATCTCGAAGCCGATTCGCTCGCGAGAGCTGTTCGAGACGATCGATCAAACACTTGCCGGCATGTCGGTCGCCAGGCCCGAAGAGTTACCTGGCGCGGATACGATCGGGCTCGATTGGTCGGTCGCCTTGGAAACCGTCGGCGGAGACCGGCACTTGCTCGGCGAGATCGTCGCGGCGTTTCTAGAAGAGGCGCCACGATTGCTCAACGATCTACGAACGGCCGCGACCGCCGGCGATACCGAAGGATTGCACCGTGCGGCCCACACCTTGAAAGCGTCGTTGCGATATCTTGGCGCAGGAGAATTGTTCGACCAGGCGTTCGTGTTGGAAACCTGCGGTCGCGACGCGCGGCTGGCGGACGCGGCAAAAACGATGGCGATTTTCGACACCTCGCTGGAACGACTGCTGGCAAACCTTCCCAGGCTGGCTGAAAAAGTTACACATCGACAGTAACGTCGTACTTGATTCTGGCACTTGCGCGCTTTTGCATTACTCGATTGGTTTCGAGCCATAACGTCCCACCGGGAAGCAACCGTATGCCAACTGTCTTAGTTGTCGACGACGCTGCCGTTGATCGCCGCCTGGTGGGGGGTCTGCTCGAGCATGACCCGGACCTGACCGTTCGATTCGCCACCAACGGCACCCATGCCCTGACGATGATGCGCGAAAGTGTGCCGGCCTTGGTCGTGACGGACTTGATCATGCCCGAGATGAACGGACTGGAGCTGGTGACCGCGATACGCGACCAGCACCCGTTCGTGCCTGTCATCCTGATGACTTCGAAGGGTAACGAGGAGATCGCCGTACAGGCGCTACAACGCGGCGCGGCCAGCTACGTGCCGAAAAGTCAGCTGGCCGACAGATTGCTCGAAACCATTCGCGCTGTGCTCGACGCATCGCGCCCCCGCGAAAGCCAGGCGCGTCTGCTCACGCACATTGTCAATAGCGAGTGCATGTTCCGCTTGGAGAACGACTGCACGCTGTTCCCGCCGTTGATCAACTACTTGCAAGACCATGTGGCGCGCTTTGGCTTGTTCGATCAGATCGAACGCGTGCGGATGGGCATCGCGCTCGAAGAAGCACTCGTCAATGCGCTGTATCACGGCAACCTCGAGGTGCATTCCGGGCTGATCGAAGATAGCCACGACGCGTACTACGCCATGGTCGACCAGCGTTCGCAGATCTCGCCCTACAAGGAACGTGAGATCCTGGTCACGCTGAAAATCTCGCCCGACGAAGCCGTGGTTACGATACGCGACCAAGGCCCAGGTTTCGATCCGGCATCGCTGCCCGATCCCACGGACCCGGTCAACCTGGAAAAAGCCAGTGGGCGAGGATTGCTTCTGATGCGTACGTTTGTCGACGAGGTCACATTTAATGACCGGGGCAACGAAGTCACGCTGCGCAAACGCCGCCGCCAGACCGACGGCGAGACATTGAACTGCAACGAGTTGCTCTAGAATCCGCCTGGGGACGCGTGCGGTCAACGATTTGTCTGAACGCTGCTGCTGGCTTGCCAGCAGTTTCTGCGAGTAACGGAGCCGACGCGGCCCGGCCCGATTGGGGCAAACGGACTGCCATGCCTGTTAACTCGATATTGCTAGAAAATGGCGAGGCCCGTGACCGATCGCCCCGCAATACTCCTGCCTGCGGCTAGAACACCCTATAATAAATCGGCGGGGCCGGCGAATTACCGCCGGTCGCCATTGGCGAAAGTTAACGACGCTGCCTTTCTCAAGGCGACATCTCGGCTGAAGTTTCACAGGAGGGGAGAACACCTGATGCGTTACTGCCTATTGCTCGCCGTTCTCGGGGCCATGTTAGTCGCCCAGCCGTTTACGGCGTCGGCCGCCGACGCCAAAAAGGACAAGCCGACCGTGGCCGTTTTTCGGCTGCGTGGGCCCATCGTGGAGACCGCCGCCGAGGAGAACATTCTGTTCGGCACATCGCATTCCGTGACGATCAAGGACCTTGCCGAACGCCTGGGCAAGGCCCGCGACGATGAGGCCGTCAAAGCGGTAGTTCTGACCCTGGATGGCGCCACGGTTAGTCTGGCGCAAGCCGAAGAAATTCGCCAAGGGATGGCCGCGATCCGAGCCGCGGGCAAGGACGTGCACCTGTTTGCCGAAGGCCTGACGATGCAAGACTATGTGCTGGCCGCCGGCGCTACCGA
This genomic interval carries:
- a CDS encoding response regulator, translated to MPTVLVVDDAAVDRRLVGGLLEHDPDLTVRFATNGTHALTMMRESVPALVVTDLIMPEMNGLELVTAIRDQHPFVPVILMTSKGNEEIAVQALQRGAASYVPKSQLADRLLETIRAVLDASRPRESQARLLTHIVNSECMFRLENDCTLFPPLINYLQDHVARFGLFDQIERVRMGIALEEALVNALYHGNLEVHSGLIEDSHDAYYAMVDQRSQISPYKEREILVTLKISPDEAVVTIRDQGPGFDPASLPDPTDPVNLEKASGRGLLLMRTFVDEVTFNDRGNEVTLRKRRRQTDGETLNCNELL